In Deltaproteobacteria bacterium, the genomic stretch CATAGCTATCGTCGCAGTAATCGTCCTGAGCGGCTTCCTCCTGGAAGGAAGCAAGATTAGTTCATACAGCAGATACCAGGACATGGTCCAGGAGTACACCATCCAGGCCGATGAGCAGGAGTCAAAGGCCCTCGAATCATTCTGGATTGAAAATTTCGGGGTAGTTTCTCCCCGACTCAGGGCCCCATTTGAGCCAGCCACCATGGAGCTCGGCCGCGAGGCTCATGAAATGAGCTGTCTGGAGTGCCACTCTCGCCCACAGTGGGCATTCGCCGGCTATTCTGTGGCCTGGGTCCTCAAACCAGTGGCGCTCACTGCCGACCGGCTGTACTTGTCCACACTGCTCTGGTACCTGCACTTTATCTTCTGCCTTGCTGGACTCGCTTATCTACCATTCAGCAAGATGTTTCATATTTTTGCCACTCCCCTGAGCCTCATGGCCAACGCTGTTATGGACACCCAGCAGTCGGATCCTGCCAACCTGACCACCAAGCGTATTCTGGAGCTCGACGCCTGCACTCACTGCGGCGCTTGTAGTTCTGTGTGCGCCGTAGCCGTGGTGCACAACGAGATCCCCAATATCAATATCCTGCCATCTGAAAAAATTGCTTCTATCAGGGCCCTGGCTGCCCAAAAAAAGCTCCAGGAGCAGGAGATCAGGACCGTGCAGGAGGGCCTGTACCTCTGCTCCAATTGCTATCGATGCACTGAGGCCTGTCCAGCCGGAATCGATTTGCAGAACTTGTGGTTCAATGTGAGAGAGACTCTCTTGCTACGAGGATATCCAGAATTTCTACTGCTCTCCCCTCTGTCTGTCTATCGGGGTTTCAGGAAAGAGTCCCTCACCCAAGATCAATACCTGCAGCCCCTGGAACTCGTTAAAAGAGCCGTAACTCTCAACGGAGACCTTAGCGGCAGCCTGCCGCTCGCTCGGGGGGACAATTCTGGCTGGGTTCCCGGTAATGGCGAACTCCAGGATAGACTCAAAGCGTCCCTGCAGGCAAATACCTTCTCGCACTGCTTCCGCTGTGTGACCTGCTCGAATGCCTGCCCCGTGGTGCGCAACTATGTAAGACCGAATGAATCTCTAGGACTGCTGCCCCATCAGATCATGCATGCCGTTGGCATGAGGCTCTGGGACCTGGTATTCGGCTCGAGAATGCTGTGGGATTGCCTTGGTTGCTATCAGTGTCAGGATCACTGTCCCCAGGGAGTGCACGTTGCCGAGGTACTCTATGAGCTCAAATCAGTGGCAATTTCAATGGCTCAAAAAAGAATATCCCTCTAGGAGGACAAGATGAAGTACGCCTTCCAACGCTGCTGTACCACACCCATTTTCCTCAAGCAGTACGAACTTTCCACCAACGCCGTCCTTGAAAAACTTGGGGTGGAAATCGTCGATATCAAGGACATGAGTTGCTGCGGCTATCCTTTGCGAAATTATAATTTCAAAGCCCATGTGCTCTCCTCCGCCAGAAACCTGGCGCTAGCCGAAAGCAGGGGACTCCACCTTCTCACCATGTGCAATTGCTGTTACGGAACCCTGAAGCATGTAGCCCACATGTTGCAGGAAAACGAAAAATTGCAAGAAGAAATCAATGAGCTTCTTGCCAGAGAACAACTGACTTTCCAGGGAAGCATTCAGGCCAGACATCTACTAGAGGTTCTCTATCACGACATCGGCCTCGAGACCCTGAAGAGAAGCGTCGTCCGTACCTTCCAGGGTCTGAAGATCGCTACCCACTACGGCTGTCACCTTCTCAGACCAAGGCACATCATCCAGTTCGACAACCCATTCTCACCACGCAAGTTCGACCAGCTGGTGGAACTCACTGGAGCGGAGAGCATCAACTGGGCAAGCAAGACGGATTGCTGTGGCTCTCCTGTCTGGGGTATCAACGACGAGTTGTCAATGGATCTCACCGCCACCAAACTCAGCAACGCCAAGAAGTCGGGCGCCGATTACCTCTGTGTTGCCTGTGCCTACTGTCAGCTCCAGTTCGACCGGGTTCAGCAGCTGCTGCTTGCCAGAAGAACTGCTGCATGTCGGCTGCCCTCTATTCTCTACCCCCAACTTCTGGGCATGAGCCTGGGCATTGATGAAAAGGTGCTGGGGATGCATATGAACCAGCTGTCCATAGATATGGCAGAGATGTTGTGTGCAAGAATTGGCACTGCTGGCTCGCCTGGACCATGTGTACACGTATGACTTGACCTTGAACCTCTTGTTTGGAGCAGCCCATGCTGGCAAACCGTCTCCCCGCACTCAGGAGGACCGAAAGCGCTGGCCAATCTTTCTTTTGCCAAGATGACATGGCCCTTGTGCAGTATCCTCCCTAGGTGTAAAAGTGTAGTCAGCTAAATGACAACAACCGCTCGTTTACGATTCTACTTTGCAGGATACTACTATGGAGCAACAGGTACAGCTGCTGCCACTTTCAGCCGGAGACCAACTGTGGGCGCACGCCATAGCCATGGAAACAGGCATTCAAGTGGCCTCCTGTTACCAGTGTCTGCGCTGCACCAATAGCTGTCCAGTGAGCACCTTCATGGACATCAAGCCTCACCAGGCAGTCCGGCTGGTTCAATTCGGCCAGAGGGAGAAACTGCTCGAGAGTTCGGCAGTGTGGGTCTGCCTTTCCTGTGAGATGTGCTCTACCTACTGCCCGAACGAAATAGATGTGGCCGGCCTCATGAATCATTTGAAAAACAGTGTAATCTCCAGCGGCAGGAAACCGGCCGAAAAAGAAATAGCCCTTTTCCATGAAATATTCCTGGATGTTTTGCACAAGTACGGTCGGATCAACGATCTGCAACTCATGCAGCGCTACAAGTGGCGGCTGCTCACAGCAGGCAATCTTCCACCTTTGGATGAGGTGAGAAAGGATGTCAAGCTGGGTATGAGCCTGTTTCGCAGAAAACGGCTTCGCTTGCTGCCGGAAAGGAGCCGAGCAGTGAAGGAGATACGGGCCCTCTTGCATCACTATGGCCGCTGAAAGGTACACTCATGAGAGATCTTACTTTCTATCCGGGCTGTGCCCTCCAATCCATGACCTGGGACTACCGGGAATCCATCAGCCACGTGGTGGGCGCTCTCGGACTCAGGCTACTGGAGCTGCCAGACTGGACCTGCTGCGGCGCCACTGCGGCTCACAGTCTAGACGAGCGCATGGCTATATTGCTGCCGGGCCGCAATCTTGCCGTCGCAGAAGCAGAGGGCCGTGATCTGGCGGTAGCTTGCCCCATGTGTTTCAAGCGATTGAGCCTCTGCCGAGAAATGCTCAGACAGAAACGAGCAGATGATCTCTGGTCTCTGCATCTCGATTTTAGCGTTGTCGATCTGGCCCGCTACCTGTCCAGCAAACCCATGCTGCAGAAGATACAGCAGCGGCTGCGATTTCCCCTTACTGGCATGAAAGTCGTTTGCTATTACGGCTGTCAGGTCGTTCGTCCTCCAAAGATCACCGGCTACAGCGACTACGAGAATCCAATGCATCTCGACCATCTTGTCCAGGCAGTCGGCGCTACCCCTTTGGACTGGTCCTTCAAAGGAACCTGCTGCGGTGCCAGTTCCGGCATCGCGCGCAAGGATATCGGCCTTACTCTGGTGGCAAAATTGCTGACCTGGGCACGTGCCACTGGTGCTGACGCCATGGTAGTCTGCTGCCCACTGTGTCAAAACAATCTCGATCTTCTGCAGCCAGAACTTCGCGAGCGACATGGATGGCACTGGCAACTGCCGATTTTTTACTACACCGAGATCCTTGGTGTGGCCTTTGGGCTGCAGGCCATTGTTCCAGGGCTGAAGAGCCACCTCGTGGACCCACAGCCTCTTATTGC encodes the following:
- a CDS encoding 4Fe-4S dicluster domain-containing protein, with the protein product YKVSTWFRYTIGHHVEHISPYRRAAAACKGIARTLLSTRILVLLRVFLLDVLLQLRLFRQDRLRWAMHMCIYTGFMLLLLMHGLDSFLTPLIFASYQPTLNPFLFLRDLFGILILLGVAIAIYRRFILRVPRLYSNPMDKYAIAIVAVIVLSGFLLEGSKISSYSRYQDMVQEYTIQADEQESKALESFWIENFGVVSPRLRAPFEPATMELGREAHEMSCLECHSRPQWAFAGYSVAWVLKPVALTADRLYLSTLLWYLHFIFCLAGLAYLPFSKMFHIFATPLSLMANAVMDTQQSDPANLTTKRILELDACTHCGACSSVCAVAVVHNEIPNINILPSEKIASIRALAAQKKLQEQEIRTVQEGLYLCSNCYRCTEACPAGIDLQNLWFNVRETLLLRGYPEFLLLSPLSVYRGFRKESLTQDQYLQPLELVKRAVTLNGDLSGSLPLARGDNSGWVPGNGELQDRLKASLQANTFSHCFRCVTCSNACPVVRNYVRPNESLGLLPHQIMHAVGMRLWDLVFGSRMLWDCLGCYQCQDHCPQGVHVAEVLYELKSVAISMAQKRISL
- a CDS encoding CoB--CoM heterodisulfide reductase iron-sulfur subunit B family protein, with amino-acid sequence MKYAFQRCCTTPIFLKQYELSTNAVLEKLGVEIVDIKDMSCCGYPLRNYNFKAHVLSSARNLALAESRGLHLLTMCNCCYGTLKHVAHMLQENEKLQEEINELLAREQLTFQGSIQARHLLEVLYHDIGLETLKRSVVRTFQGLKIATHYGCHLLRPRHIIQFDNPFSPRKFDQLVELTGAESINWASKTDCCGSPVWGINDELSMDLTATKLSNAKKSGADYLCVACAYCQLQFDRVQQLLLARRTAACRLPSILYPQLLGMSLGIDEKVLGMHMNQLSIDMAEMLCARIGTAGSPGPCVHV
- a CDS encoding 4Fe-4S dicluster domain-containing protein, whose translation is MEQQVQLLPLSAGDQLWAHAIAMETGIQVASCYQCLRCTNSCPVSTFMDIKPHQAVRLVQFGQREKLLESSAVWVCLSCEMCSTYCPNEIDVAGLMNHLKNSVISSGRKPAEKEIALFHEIFLDVLHKYGRINDLQLMQRYKWRLLTAGNLPPLDEVRKDVKLGMSLFRRKRLRLLPERSRAVKEIRALLHHYGR
- a CDS encoding CoB--CoM heterodisulfide reductase iron-sulfur subunit B family protein, whose protein sequence is MRDLTFYPGCALQSMTWDYRESISHVVGALGLRLLELPDWTCCGATAAHSLDERMAILLPGRNLAVAEAEGRDLAVACPMCFKRLSLCREMLRQKRADDLWSLHLDFSVVDLARYLSSKPMLQKIQQRLRFPLTGMKVVCYYGCQVVRPPKITGYSDYENPMHLDHLVQAVGATPLDWSFKGTCCGASSGIARKDIGLTLVAKLLTWARATGADAMVVCCPLCQNNLDLLQPELRERHGWHWQLPIFYYTEILGVAFGLQAIVPGLKSHLVDPQPLIARLRQISTEDREMIASG